The DNA segment GGTGGTAAGGGGACTGGTTGGGGTCACCTGGGACCAAAGGTTCAAACAGGGTCAGGTTGTTTGACTCCACCCCAGCGATGGGCTGAGCATGGGGCTTTGGTTCAAGATGTCACAATACCTTACCCCAGACCCCAGCTTTGGGGCTCAGCATGGGAGATGGGCCAATCCCACATTGGGGTTAGGAGTGTCTCTGGGTCCACAGTTTGATGTTGGCCATGGATGTTGTGGTCTTAAGCCCCAGATTTGGGGCTAGATGTTGGTGGCTTTGGTTCCCAAGTTTAGGGCTAGGGAAGACTGTGGTTCCTGGgtaatgggtgtgtgtgtgagagagagagagagcctagtTTGAGACCAAGGCAGGGCTGATATAGATGTCttgttcttttttgggggggcgggggcagggcaagGGACTCCAGATTACTAGTTTGAGGGCTGGGAAAGGGCTGAAGGTCTCAGGTGGGGTTGGGAGTTAATATTCTCCACGTTGGGGCACAGATCCCAGGCCCTTAGGATCCGGCCTCCTGCTCTTGTCCCAGTGCCTCTAGGATGAGCCCCATTGGCGTCCGCTTGAGACCAATGCTCTCGATCTTGTTCTCAATCTTGTTTTTAAGGTTGCGCAGGCGCAGGGAGGCGTGCACCAGGATCACTGTGGGCAGTACCAAGAGGGGTGGGGTCAGTGGGATGAGTCCTCAGCCCACACCAGTTGGGGCCCACAGAAGGGAACTGATGCCCTGGTAGAGTAATAGAATGGTGAGTGGCCAGGGTAGCTCTGATCATCAAAGTGTGGCGGAATAATTCtctttgcggggggggggggggggcgtggccagggagggctcttGGTAATGGGGACCTGGCCAGTGGAAGGCACTTAATACCAGGAGTGATCCCCAAAGAGGTGGCAGTAAGAGGGGTGTTTCCcaaaagggggtggggtgggggagtcaaGACAAGAAAGGCACTTTTAAGCCATGCCTCCTGGGTTTTCCAGCCCCCTCAGCCCAGGAACTAGGGCAGGCCAGGCCTGGTGCTTTAAGTACAGGTTGGCCCTTTCCCGCAGTAGTGGAGACTCACGAAGCACTGGCGTGGCGATGCTGAGTAGGAAGGTGTAAGCGCCGCCGGCGAGCCAGAGAACCAGGAGGCTGACGGCCAGCACCGCGGCCATGCAGGCAGCAGGGTGGTTGCGACGGCAGCGGCGTATGGCTGCACGGGACTCGGCTGCCCACGTCAGTATGCCGAGGGCTGCCACCATTGTCAGAGCGCCAAGGAGCGTGTGTTGCGGGCTCATGTATCTGTGGGGACAAGGGAACTAGTTGCCCAGACCACCATCCACCCGATCCTGAGCCCCAAGACCCTTGGGTCCCCCGTCTCTGGGCCCTCCGATGCAGCAATCCTGCTAGTCTTGTCTCCTACAGGTCCATCCTCCAGGGCTTCCGCTGCCTTAGACCCCCTGCGGGCCCTCGTTTCCTCCGTGTCATTCCTACCCTGCGGTCCTCCCATCCCCGCTAGACCCCTTGGGCTCCCAACACTCACTTTCCTTCTGACTACCTGCCCATGTCCCCCATTTCTCACCCAGTCCCAGAGCAGCTTCCTCTGGACCCAGGGTCCCCACACTTTGCCCTCTGGTCAGGCCCAGGGTCCTCACAGGACCCCTGCCGGACGCCCCCTCCAGTCTCGCATTTCCCTATGGAttccgtcccccccccccccccccagcactgctAGAAtcctctcctggctttgggtcccCGCCCAAGTCCCTCCTCCAGATCCTCCAGCCTTATCTGGTCTTCCCTCTGGGCCCAAGTTCCCCCACAGGCACTGGCTCGAGGTGCATTCCAGTCACAGCTAGGCTCCCCCTCCAGGTCCGGATACCACACAGGTCCACCTCCCACAAACCTTCAACTTCACCGCGTCCCTGGGCCTGCCCTGACTCCTCCAGGGCTGCCTTTATCTGGCGCCGTTACTCATATCAGCCCCGCCGTCCCCTACAGACTCTCAAACCCCCTTTCGGACCCTCCTTGTTTTCAGGTCCGCCTCCCAGCCCACTTACCCCCTTCAGTTCCTCACTTTTTCCATCTCCCCCGGGTCTTCCCGCCAGACCCTCCGTTCTCCACAGGCCTCCCCCGGCCACGATCCATCCCCACCAGGCCCTCTCATAAC comes from the Oryctolagus cuniculus chromosome X, mOryCun1.1, whole genome shotgun sequence genome and includes:
- the PRAF2 gene encoding PRA1 family protein 2 → MRSSPRSLSPPSPDFISQCASRCAGANGCCSPAAFQAGPATDRMSEVRLPPLRALDDFVLGPARLAVPDPCDPQRWCHRVINNLLYYQTNYLLCFGFTLAVAGYMSPQHTLLGALTMVAALGILTWAAESRAAIRRCRRNHPAACMAAVLAVSLLVLWLAGGAYTFLLSIATPVLLILVHASLRLRNLKNKIENKIESIGLKRTPMGLILEALGQEQEAGS